A window of Mesomycoplasma lagogenitalium contains these coding sequences:
- a CDS encoding restriction endonuclease subunit S — protein sequence MNKFMQLLKNEKVEWKTIGEISEVLSGKKGAKYFNIKENGKFPLYSGKVKNNGEFGRIDEYDFDGRYITFTIVGDAGVFFLRNGKFSITDNCGLLYSKNNFVLTEFIGLYLQNFGKKYVKKEATRESLTTGIVKKIKIPIPSLKTQEKIVQILDKLSNLKNELNQKLKIELNSRIKQYEYYRDKLLSEEYLNKITYNLTHDTHTHTHTAKS from the coding sequence ATGAATAAGTTTATGCAATTGTTAAAAAATGAAAAAGTAGAGTGAAAAACAATAGGTGAAATTAGTGAAGTTTTAAGCGGGAAAAAAGGTGCAAAATATTTTAATATAAAAGAAAATGGAAAATTTCCACTATACTCTGGCAAAGTTAAAAATAATGGAGAATTTGGAAGAATTGATGAATATGATTTTGATGGAAGATATATAACATTTACAATAGTGGGCGATGCTGGTGTATTTTTTCTAAGAAATGGTAAGTTTTCAATAACAGATAATTGTGGATTATTATATTCTAAAAATAATTTTGTGTTAACTGAATTTATTGGATTGTATTTACAAAATTTTGGAAAAAAATATGTTAAGAAAGAAGCTACTAGAGAATCTTTAACAACGGGAATAGTTAAAAAAATTAAAATTCCAATACCTTCTTTAAAAACTCAAGAAAAAATAGTGCAAATTCTTGATAAACTTTCTAATTTAAAAAATGAATTAAATCAAAAATTGAAAATTGAACTCAATTCTAGAATTAAACAATATGAATATTATCGTGATAAATTATTGAGTGAAGAGTATTTAAACAAAATTACATATAATTTAACTCACGACACACACACACACACACACACAGCAAAATCATAA